The genomic window CGTGACACCGCCTGCGCGCGCAGACCGCGAACAAGCTCTTCCAGATAGGGCAGCAGCTCGAACAAAAGAACGGCCAGCAACACGCCCGCGATATAAAGCACGGGCAGCGGCTCGGGCTTCAGCGCCAGGGTCCACCTGGCGGGTTCGTCTCCCAATCCCCACAGCGCGAGAAATTGCGGCCAGTGCAGCACGATGATCATCAATAGCCCCATCAGCGGCAGCATCTCGAGGAAGCTATGCACATGCTGCTCGAACGGCGTGACCTCGCGCTTGTCCGCGGCATAGGACACATCCCAGAGCGAGGTGGCTTCGTGCAGCAGGAATGCGACGATCATGATCGCGATGATGAGGGCGTTGATCTCCAGAAAAAGCGCCGCCAGCACCGGCACCGCCATCTCGGCGAACAGCAAGAGATGAATGACAGATTCCTTCGGACCGCTGGTGGTGGCGATACTGGTCGCGCGATGACACAGCCAGTCGGCAAAGCCGGCCACGAGCCACAGCGGCAGAACGAAATACATCAGCATTGCACGCGTGATTTCGTCAGCCATCAGTCCACTCGGGGCAAAGGGGCGACAACAGGGCCGCGGTGCTGATTGTGACAGGCGCATCAGCGGCTGCCGGCACGTCCAGAGCAAATAAGCTGACACCGAGCGCCAGCATGGCCTGAATGATAAGGGCGGCGACAACGCCGCCCGCAATCGCGGACCATGTCCATAACGCGGCCGCCCGAGTTGTTTCTGCATCGCGTGCCATGGGAACCTCCAGCGCATCGAGGGCGCAACGCCAAGTCGGCATCCCGCGCCGAAGTTCCTTAAGCGGCGAGCGTGCGGGACACTTTGTGGTGCGGACCGTTCAGCGCTGGACGCAGCAACAATTAAAAAGACTTCTGCATATCGCTTTGGCCGCGATGTTTCCGCATTGCCGTTGATATTGATCAATCATCTCTATTGCCGGCGGGATAGCATTTCAGCTCTCCCGCAGTGAGCCCGACCATGCTGGACCAGCCCGATCCGGATTTCGCCAAACAGCGCGAGCAGATGATCGAGAAGGCCATTCGCGCCCGCGGGGTGCGCTCCAAGCTCGTGCTCGACGCCATGGCCAGCGTGCCGCGCGAATCCTTCCTTCCCGCACATTTGCGCGAATTTGCCTACGAGGACAGTCCGCTGCCGATCGAGCAGGAGCAGACCATCTCCCAGCCTTACATCGTGGCCTTCATGATCGAGGCGCTGGGGCTGGAAGGAGGCGAGCGTGTTCTCGAGATCGGCGCGGGTTCGGGCTATGCGGCGGCGGTGCTGTCGAAAATCGCCGGCGAGGTCTACACGGTGGAGCGCATCGGCCAGCTCGCGGAAAAGGCCGCCGCGACGCTCGCTGATCTTGGTTGCGACAATGTGCGGGTCCTGCACGGCGACGGCACCAAGGGATGGCCGGAGCACATGCCCTATGACGGCATCGTGGTGGCGGCCGGCGGCCCGAAAGTTCCCGACGCGCTCAAACTGCAGCTCAAGGTGGGCGGCCGGCTGGTCATTCCGGTGGGATCCGATCCCAACGTGCAGGAGCTGGTGCGGATCACCCGCGTCTCGGAACAGGATTTCAAGCGCGAAGATCTCGCCGACGTGCGCTTCGTGCCGCTGGTCGGCGAAGAAGGCTGGGCGCCGCCACGCGCCGCGCCGGCTGCCAAGGGACCCTTTGTCCGGATCGGGCGCGAGACCCTGGCGCAGCAGATCGGCAATGCCTGCGAGCGCATGCCATCGGTTGATACGGCGTCGCTCGAGCCGCTGCTGAAACGGATTGGCGATGCCCGGGTGGTTCTGCTGGGCGAGGCCACGCATGGCACCGCCGAATTCTACCGGATGCGCGAGCGGATCACGCGCGAACTGATTCAGAAGAAGGGCTTCCGCTTTGTCGCCATCGAGGGCGACTGGCCGGATGCCGCCCGCATCGACCATTATGTGCGGCACATGGAATATCCGCCGTCCGAGTGGACCGCCTTCACCCGTTTCCCGGCCTGGATGTGGCGCAACAACGAAGTGCGCGCATTCGTCGACTGGCTGCGCGCGCACAATGCGCCCGAAAAGCCGGAGCGGCGGGTGGCCTTTCACGGGCTCGACCTCTATTCGTTGTACGATTCCATCCGCGCGGTCTTGAAATATCTGGACGAGGTCGATCCGCCGACTGCGAAGGTCGCGCGCCAGCGATATGGATGTCTGACGCCGTGGCAGACTGATCCCGCAACCTACGGGCACGCGGCGTTGACCGGGAAATACGAACCCTGCGAACCGGCGGTGACCGAGGTGCTGACCGGCCTGATGAGCAAACGCAGCGAATATGCGCTTCATGACGGCGAGCGTTTCATGGACGCCATGCAGAACGCGCGCCTGATCGCCAATGCCGAACGCTATTATCGCATCATGTATTATGGTTCGCGCGCGTCGTGGAATCTGCGCGACAAGCACATGTTCGAGACCTTGAAGACCCTGCTGGCGTTTTACGGCCGCGACAGCAGGGCGGTGGTGTGGGCGCACAATTCACATATCGGCAACGCGGCCGCGACCGAAATGACCTCGCGCGGCGAGCACAATCTTGGCCAGCTCTGCCGCGAGGAATTCGGTGACAAGGCCTATCTCGTCGGCTTCGGCACGCATGGCGGACAGGTTGCGGCGGCATCCGAATGGAACGGGCCGATGGAAATCAAGACCATCCTCCCGTCGCTGCGGCAGAGCTATGAGCATCACTGTCACGAGAGCGGAGTGCCCTCGTTCTTTCTGAATTTGCGGGGAGCGCCGCGCGAACTGAGGACCGCCTTGCGCAAGCCGCGGCTGCAGCGCGCAATCGGGGTGATCTACCGGCCGGAAACCGAACGTGCGAGCCACTATTTCCAGGCGGTGCTGCCGGACCAGTTCGATGAGTATATCTGGTTCAACCAGACCGCCCCGGTGACGCCGTTCGCGACGCACGAACTCGAAGATATGCCGGACACTTATCCGTTCGGGCTTTGACCCCAGGCGTGGACATGATGCCGGTTCAATGCAAAGCCCGCAGCATGGAAATGCTGCGGGCTTGGTCTTTACGTTCCGATATGAGCGGACCTATGCCGCCGCCTTCTTGCGGTTGGCCTCGATGCGGGCGTCGACCAGCGCCACCTGCGCGTCGATCGCGGCGTTGCTCAGCCCCTTCTGCCGGGCGATGAGCTGCACCAGCTTGTCGGCGCGCTCGATGTTCGGCGCCCCGTTCTGCAACGCGCGGGCGGCCGAGGCCGGACGCGACAGGCTCTGTGCCGCGGCGGCGTATTTCTCGAACGGCACGAGGTCGTTCGGGTTGGCGCCAAGCCGCACCACGAGGTCGTTGACGAAGTTGTAGACCGAACGCGAGGTCTCGATGTCGCTGTGCACCGCTTCCTGCGCGGTGCGCATGCCGTCCGGGGTGACGCAGCGGTAATTGCCGGCGAGCAGCATCGCCCATTTCGCCAGCGGTACGAACAGCGAATCATGCACCCGCAGCTTCACCGGCAATTCGATCTGGCCCTCCGGTGTGTCAAAGCGCACCGCGTCGATGTCCTTCTCAAGCTGGCGCAGGATGGCGGTCGAGGCGTCGCTRTCGAACTTCGCCACCTTGAAATTGGTCGGCAGCGTCACCTGCAGCACATTGACGTTCTCCTCCGGCGGACGGATCGCCTGCGGGTCGGGGCTGCACAAGGTGAGACAGCCGGGCTCGAAATTGTCCCACACCGTCGGATCGGTATAGGCCGCCTTCAGCGTCTCGGCGTCGAGGCCSGGAATGCGCTTCATGTAGGGCAGCGGCGGCATGTTCATGATCGACATGCAGGGCACCCGCGATTTTGCGACCGCATCCAGCAACTCCCGCACCCCCGGCGAGCGGTATTGCGGCTCCTGCATGGCGAGCCCGATCAGGTCGTAGTCCTTCGGATTGACGCCGGCGGCGCCCCCGGCGGTCACCTTGCCGGGCAGCTTGCGGGAATCGATCTCGACCGCCTCCTTGCGCCCCTTCACCGGCATGCGCACCCGAAACCCCTCGGCGTTGATCAGCTCGGCCTCCGCCGGCAGGCAGATCAGATGCACGGAATGGCCGCCGAACAGAATCTTGGAAGCAAGCAGCGAGCCATACGACGCGCCCATGATCATGATGTTGTAAGCCATTGCCACTCCTCCCGAGTTTCTGAAGGTGAAAAGCCTGTCAAAGCCGCTTTCACCAGAGGCGAACCCTATTCAGTCGATTGCGCCAGCGCAATCCAATGGGTGCAAATCAAGGCTTCGCGATGGGTGTATCGCCACGCGCCTGGTCAATACTGACGCAACTGATGCGGACGGCGCTCAGCGCCGCTTCCATTCCTTTTCCGGCACCTTGGCGCCGGCGCGGCGCACGCTCTTGATCCGCAGCGGCGTCTGCCCGGATTTCGCGGCGATCTCGCGGTCCTGTTGCTCGATGATGTATTGCGCAGGCTTGTCGCCTTCGAGACCACCAAGCGCGTCGGCCGGCACGCGGCGGTTCGAGCGCTGGCTGCCGTCTTCGTAGAAGACGTCGAACAGAACGAATTCAGTCCGCTTGGTGGGCTTGCGTGCCATGCACTTTCCTTGATGACAGGCGCGCAAACGGCGGATGGTTCCGCGTTATTCCGCCGCCTGCAGGCCGGGGGCATCGATGAAGCCGCCGGACTGCCGCCGCCAGAGCGCGGAATAGTGTCCGTCTGCGGCCAGCAATTCCTCATGCGTGCCTTGTTCGACAATACGGCCCTTGTCAAGGATCACGAGGCGATCCATGCGCGCGATGGTGGAGAGCCGGTGCGCGATGGCGATCACGGTCTTCCCCTGCATGAGATTATCGAGACTGGACTGAATCGCCGCTTCGACTTCGGAATCCAGCGCCGAGGTCGCCTCATCCAGCACCAAGATCGGTGCGTTCTTCAAAATCACGCGCGCAATCGCAACGCGCTGGCGCTGCCCGCCGGACAGCTTCACGCCGCGCTCACCCACTTGCGCGTCATAGCCGCTCCGGTGCTTCCAGTCCTCCAGACCGACGATGAAGTCATGCGCCTGCGCGAGCTTCGCCGCGGCGACAATATCCGCCTCGCTCGCAGACGGGCGGCCATAGCGGATGTTGTCGCGGATCGAGCGATGCAGCAGCGAGGTATCCTGCGTGACCACGGAAATCTGCGTGCGCAGGGATTCCTGCGTCACGTCGGCAATGTCCTGCCCGTCAATCAGGATGCGCCCGCCTTCGAGGTCGAAAAAGCGCAGCAGCAAATTGACCAGCGTCGACTTGCCGGCGCCGGAGCGGCCGACAAGGCCGATCTTCTCGCCGGGCTCGACCGTCAGTGACAGGTTGTCGATCAGTCCTTTCTCGCTGCCATAGCCGAAGCGAATGTCGTCAAAGACGATCTCGCCGCGCGACACCTTCAATTCCTTCGCGTCGGGCTTGTCGGGCAGGCCGAGCGGACGCGCGATGGCGCGCATGCCTTCCTGCACCACGCCGATATTTTCGAAAATGTCGGTCACCTGAAAAGCAACCCAGCCGGCGATGTTGACGATCTGCCACGCGAGCGGCAGCGCCATCGCCACCGTGCCGATCTCGACCTTGCCCTGCGTCCAGAACCAGATCGAAAGGCCCGACACCGACGTCACCAGCAATGCGTTCAGCGTCGACAGGCAGAGGCTGAACAGCGTGTTGAGCCGCAGCGAGGCGTGGAACAGGCCGGTATGCGTTTCCACCGACTGACGCACATAGGCGTCTTCCTCACGCGCACGGGCAAACAGCTTCAGTGTCAGGATATTGGTGTAGGTGTCGACAATGCGCCCGGTCATGATCGAGCGCGCTTCCGACACTTCGGTCGAGCGGTCGCGCATGCGCGGCACGAAGACGCGCAGCAGCACGGCATAGGCGGCGAACCAGACCAGCACCGGCAATGCGAGCCAGCCGTCGGCGGAGGCCAGCAGCAGCATGGCGCTGGTTCCATATACCAGGATGTACCAGACCGCCGTGATCATGGAGACCAGGCTCTCGCGCAAGGCGGGGCCGGTCTGCATCACCTTGTTGGCGATGCGGCCGGCGAAATCGTTCTGGAAGAAGGCCCAGCTCTGCCGCACCACATGCCAGTGGTTCTGCCAGCGGATCATGTTGGCGACATTGGCGGCGATCGCCTGGTTGGCGACGATGTTCTGCGCGGTGATGGCAAGCGGGCGCGCGATCAGCAGGATCGCCGCCATGCCCAGCAGGATGTGCCAGGAGTCAGCGAACAGCCTGTCGGGCTGGCTCGATGTCACCAGCGTCACCACGCGGCCGATGAAGACCGGGATGGTGGCGTCGAGCAGGGCGACGATGAAACCGGCAATGAACAGCAGCGCCAAGAGGCCCTTGGCCTGGCGCGCGAAGTGCCAGTAGAAGGCCGGCAAGGTCGCCGGCGGCTCCGGCTTGGCGGGCGGCGCGGTCGGCGCCAGCGCCTTTTCGAACCAGGTGAACATGACGAGCCTTCGGACGTCCCAGCCCACGATGTTTTCAGCGAAATGGCCGAAAACATCGTGCGCCAGGCTCATAAGTTAGCGCTCGATCGGACGCAAAACCGGTTCCCACTTTTACTGGTGCTGGTGCGGACGCCAAAAGGCGGCGCAAAACGCCGCCCTGCAGATCCGTTTCGTGATCGAATGTCCCTATTTAACCGGTCATCTTGACCAGACAATGGCGCGCTTACAATTTGCGGTGGCCGAGGCGGCGGCGAGTGCAAGCGTTTTGGCAAAGCGCATGATCTTTCCTCCCGTGCTGGCTCTCTGATGGGCCAAGCTCGGCGCATTTAATCGACCTGCAAAGGATTGTGCGATTCTCTTTTGCGATCTGGTTGCGTGCAGGGCGGTAGTGTTTCGCATTTCGAAAATAAAAACGGCGGCTCGTTTCGGAGCCGCTGTTTCCGTTGAACGGATCGACTGTCAGCGATGCTGCACCACGATCTTGGTGCCCACCGGCACGCGCCCATACAGGTCGACCACGTCGTCATTCACCAGCCGGAAACATCCCGACGACACGGCGTGACCGATGGTTTCCGGCGCGTTGGTGCCGTGGATGCGATAGACGGTGGCGCCGATATACATGGCGCGCGCACCCATAGGATTGCCGGGCCCGCCCGCCATCCAGCGCGGCAGATAGGGCTGGCGCGCGATCATTTCCTCCGGCGGCGTCCAGTCCGGCCATTCCGCCTTGCGGGTGATTCTGTGAATACCGCCCCATTGGAATCCGTCGCGGCCGACGCCGACCCCATAACGCATGGCGCGGTTGTTGCCCATCACGAGATAGAGGAACCGGTCCTGGGTGTTGACGATGATGGTACCCGGCGCCTCGTGCGTGCGGTAAAAGACCGGCTGCGGGCGATATACATTATCGACCTGCGCGGCGCGGGCGGTATTGTCGATCCCGGGGTCGACATCGCGGATGGTTGGATTGGGAATGTCGGCCATCGGACGCAACTGAGCATTTCCGACAGCAGGAAGCACACAGAGTGCGGCGGTGGCCGCGAGTGTCAGCCATTGGCGAAAAAGCATGAAATCCCCGACGTGGTGCAATCCGGCGCTGAGTCTGCCAAGATTTTCAGCCTGAATTCAATACATTCGGGCCGCATAACTGGAATGTGAGGCGGAAAAGCGACACATCGCGGTCACGTCGCCGCCCTGGCGCGCAGGCAATTGCGGCACAGGCAGTCGCCGGCGGCCGGTAATGGCAGCCGGACCGGCTCGGCATCGCACCAGCAGCCACCGCCGAGGCTGCAGGTGAAAGTCTCTCCGCAACCGGCGCAGATCAGGCTGCGCGGCAGGGTCTTCCGGGTATCCGGTTCATTTTGATCTGGCATTGCCACCGATCATGTGCCCCGTCCCCAAAGGCCGCAATAGGGGCGCCCATGGGCGACGGGATCGGTAGCGATCACGCCCTCCCTGGTGACAATGAACATCGCCTGATGATTGCCTTTGCGGAAGATATAGACGTTATCGGTGCCCTCACCTTGGTGGTTTCGGTCTGCGGACGCTGTTGCTGCTGGGCGGCGGCCAATTGCATTCCGCCGACAGAATCGCCGCCGCCAGTGTCGTGCCCTCCAGAAATATTGTTCTATGCGTATCTGCAAATGCAAACATCCGGCGGAGCTTTCGCGCCACCGAACTCGAACATCGCCAATCTGCAGACTATTCCGTCGCCTCGCGCATCCTGGGATGCGGAGCCGATCTATCCCAAGGCCTGCTTTTGCCGGCTCGTTGCCGCTCCCTCGACCTCGGTCATCGCCGCTTCCACAGCCTCGATGACTGCTTCCGTTTCCGGCCAATGAGCGCTGGGCCTGCGGTGCCGGACATATCGCAGCGGCGGCAGGACAAAGCGGACATTGCGGTTGATGGGCCCGGCAAGAAACGGATCGGTGAAAGTGTAGATTCCGACCGAGGGCTTGCCGAGCGCCGCCGCGATATGCAGCAACCCGGAATCATTGCCAATGAAGATATCAGCGGCCGCGACCCGATAGGTCGATGTCAGCAACGAGCTTTCCGTGGCGACCTGCACATCGCCGCCCGCAAGCTCGCGTAATCGCTCGGCGAGGGGACGTTCAAATGCAGCGCCGAGCACCCAGACGGCGTAGCCGCGGCGCACAAGCCAGCGCGCCAGCGTCGCGTATTGCTCGATCGGCCAATTCTTCAATTCGTCTGTCGATCCGGGCGCAATGGCCGCGATCAGTCTGCCGGCATCCGGCAGATTGTGGATCCGGCGAAAATCCGCGAGCATTGCCGGAGAAATGTCGATGCGCGGTTCGGGCCACTCACGCGGCCGTTTCTCGCCGCGATCGAGCGCAAGCGCTGCAAGCTGGTCCACCATGCGCCGGTTTCTGTATTCGAAGATACGGGGCCGGTTGATGACAAGGAAACGTGCCTCGCCCCACCAGCCGACGCGTTCGGGAATGCCTGCAAAGAATGGCGCAATGGCCGGCTTCCACGAGCGCGAGAGGATATAGGCCTTGCGATAGCCGCGGGATCGCAGCGTTTTGGCGAATTCCATCCGCCGCATGAAGTGCAGACGCGAATGTCCGCCAAACGGTTCGGCAATGCCTTCACGCACGCCGGGCATCAGAAAGGCGATGTCCGTCGCCGGCGATTGCCCCACCAT from Pseudorhodoplanes sp. includes these protein-coding regions:
- a CDS encoding diguanylate cyclase; translation: MADEITRAMLMYFVLPLWLVAGFADWLCHRATSIATTSGPKESVIHLLLFAEMAVPVLAALFLEINALIIAIMIVAFLLHEATSLWDVSYAADKREVTPFEQHVHSFLEMLPLMGLLMIIVLHWPQFLALWGLGDEPARWTLALKPEPLPVLYIAGVLLAVLLFELLPYLEELVRGLRAQAVSRRPRAK
- a CDS encoding protein-L-isoaspartate(D-aspartate) O-methyltransferase, giving the protein MLDQPDPDFAKQREQMIEKAIRARGVRSKLVLDAMASVPRESFLPAHLREFAYEDSPLPIEQEQTISQPYIVAFMIEALGLEGGERVLEIGAGSGYAAAVLSKIAGEVYTVERIGQLAEKAAATLADLGCDNVRVLHGDGTKGWPEHMPYDGIVVAAGGPKVPDALKLQLKVGGRLVIPVGSDPNVQELVRITRVSEQDFKREDLADVRFVPLVGEEGWAPPRAAPAAKGPFVRIGRETLAQQIGNACERMPSVDTASLEPLLKRIGDARVVLLGEATHGTAEFYRMRERITRELIQKKGFRFVAIEGDWPDAARIDHYVRHMEYPPSEWTAFTRFPAWMWRNNEVRAFVDWLRAHNAPEKPERRVAFHGLDLYSLYDSIRAVLKYLDEVDPPTAKVARQRYGCLTPWQTDPATYGHAALTGKYEPCEPAVTEVLTGLMSKRSEYALHDGERFMDAMQNARLIANAERYYRIMYYGSRASWNLRDKHMFETLKTLLAFYGRDSRAVVWAHNSHIGNAAATEMTSRGEHNLGQLCREEFGDKAYLVGFGTHGGQVAAASEWNGPMEIKTILPSLRQSYEHHCHESGVPSFFLNLRGAPRELRTALRKPRLQRAIGVIYRPETERASHYFQAVLPDQFDEYIWFNQTAPVTPFATHELEDMPDTYPFGL
- a CDS encoding ABC transporter ATP-binding protein, which produces MSLAHDVFGHFAENIVGWDVRRLVMFTWFEKALAPTAPPAKPEPPATLPAFYWHFARQAKGLLALLFIAGFIVALLDATIPVFIGRVVTLVTSSQPDRLFADSWHILLGMAAILLIARPLAITAQNIVANQAIAANVANMIRWQNHWHVVRQSWAFFQNDFAGRIANKVMQTGPALRESLVSMITAVWYILVYGTSAMLLLASADGWLALPVLVWFAAYAVLLRVFVPRMRDRSTEVSEARSIMTGRIVDTYTNILTLKLFARAREEDAYVRQSVETHTGLFHASLRLNTLFSLCLSTLNALLVTSVSGLSIWFWTQGKVEIGTVAMALPLAWQIVNIAGWVAFQVTDIFENIGVVQEGMRAIARPLGLPDKPDAKELKVSRGEIVFDDIRFGYGSEKGLIDNLSLTVEPGEKIGLVGRSGAGKSTLVNLLLRFFDLEGGRILIDGQDIADVTQESLRTQISVVTQDTSLLHRSIRDNIRYGRPSASEADIVAAAKLAQAHDFIVGLEDWKHRSGYDAQVGERGVKLSGGQRQRVAIARVILKNAPILVLDEATSALDSEVEAAIQSSLDNLMQGKTVIAIAHRLSTIARMDRLVILDKGRIVEQGTHEELLAADGHYSALWRRQSGGFIDAPGLQAAE
- a CDS encoding L,D-transpeptidase, encoding MLFRQWLTLAATAALCVLPAVGNAQLRPMADIPNPTIRDVDPGIDNTARAAQVDNVYRPQPVFYRTHEAPGTIIVNTQDRFLYLVMGNNRAMRYGVGVGRDGFQWGGIHRITRKAEWPDWTPPEEMIARQPYLPRWMAGGPGNPMGARAMYIGATVYRIHGTNAPETIGHAVSSGCFRLVNDDVVDLYGRVPVGTKIVVQHR
- the waaF gene encoding lipopolysaccharide heptosyltransferase II; this encodes MLPDVKRVANDESDDAPIVVISFPGIGDFVRSHTAVQLIRERNPGCPIDMVGQSPATDIAFLMPGVREGIAEPFGGHSRLHFMRRMEFAKTLRSRGYRKAYILSRSWKPAIAPFFAGIPERVGWWGEARFLVINRPRIFEYRNRRMVDQLAALALDRGEKRPREWPEPRIDISPAMLADFRRIHNLPDAGRLIAAIAPGSTDELKNWPIEQYATLARWLVRRGYAVWVLGAAFERPLAERLRELAGGDVQVATESSLLTSTYRVAAADIFIGNDSGLLHIAAALGKPSVGIYTFTDPFLAGPINRNVRFVLPPLRYVRHRRPSAHWPETEAVIEAVEAAMTEVEGAATSRQKQALG